A stretch of Nitrospira sp. DNA encodes these proteins:
- a CDS encoding SpoIIE family protein phosphatase, whose amino-acid sequence MPHDLSSAWTTLHAASLSLGRIPTVLIVDDEPVTRLSLAARLSRMGVRVIEAASGLEGLAAIRRERPDLTIMDWMMPEMDGPTVCEAVRSDPHLQTSHIILMTSHDEPDQIAEGLARGADDFLSKSASKQEMLARVQSGLRSAALVRSIEDTRDALKHKQEELETELRSAALYVESLLPQAGEVAPGLQLSWVYRPSLALGGDLFNLARWDENSLYFYILDASGHGVSPALRAASFSTFLRPENLRHCIEANNPSCMLAEANRHYPMTPEGEYFTIWMGSLSLHDRTLRYATAGHGGALVQHRDGSIEWLTEPGLPLGLLPDTSYVLKTARLVPGDRVLLMSDGLYEAPSPAGEVWGLQRLGRILRDTVSRPLADVLPQLLAEAERWHGAASFPDDAALMGLECLG is encoded by the coding sequence ATGCCGCACGATCTCTCCAGCGCCTGGACGACTCTTCACGCGGCCTCCCTGTCGCTGGGCCGCATTCCCACCGTATTGATCGTGGACGATGAGCCGGTGACGCGGCTGAGCCTGGCGGCGCGGCTTTCACGCATGGGGGTTCGTGTGATCGAAGCCGCCAGCGGCCTGGAGGGGTTGGCGGCGATCCGGCGCGAGCGTCCGGATCTGACGATTATGGATTGGATGATGCCGGAAATGGACGGGCCGACCGTCTGCGAGGCGGTCCGGAGCGATCCGCATCTCCAGACCTCCCACATCATCCTCATGACGTCGCATGACGAGCCGGATCAGATTGCCGAAGGGCTGGCGCGCGGGGCCGACGATTTTCTGAGCAAATCGGCGAGCAAACAGGAAATGCTGGCGCGGGTGCAGTCCGGGCTGCGGTCGGCCGCGCTGGTGCGCAGTATTGAAGACACGCGCGATGCCCTGAAGCACAAGCAGGAGGAGTTGGAAACGGAATTGCGGTCGGCCGCGCTCTACGTGGAGTCGCTGCTCCCGCAAGCCGGCGAGGTGGCCCCCGGGCTTCAGTTGTCCTGGGTGTACCGCCCCTCTCTCGCGCTTGGCGGGGATCTCTTCAATCTCGCCCGCTGGGATGAGAACTCGCTGTATTTTTATATCCTGGACGCCTCCGGGCACGGCGTCTCCCCGGCGCTCCGCGCGGCGTCCTTTTCGACGTTTCTTCGCCCGGAGAATCTCCGTCATTGCATCGAGGCCAATAATCCCTCATGCATGCTGGCCGAAGCCAACCGGCATTACCCGATGACGCCGGAAGGGGAATATTTTACGATTTGGATGGGGAGCCTTTCACTGCATGACCGCACGCTCCGGTATGCGACCGCCGGGCACGGGGGCGCACTGGTGCAACACCGGGATGGATCGATCGAGTGGCTGACCGAACCGGGGCTGCCTCTCGGTCTTCTGCCGGATACGTCCTATGTGTTGAAGACGGCTCGTCTCGTTCCGGGTGACCGCGTGCTCTTGATGAGCGATGGCCTCTATGAGGCGCCCTCACCGGCGGGCGAGGTGTGGGGATTGCAGCGTCTGGGGCGGATTCTCCGAGACACCGTCTCGCGCCCTCTCGCGGATGTGCTGCCTCAGCTGCTGGCGGAAGCCGAACGCTGGCACGGGGCCGCGAGCTTTCCCGACGATGCGGCGTTGATGGGGTTGGAATGCCTCGGCTGA
- a CDS encoding Hpt domain-containing protein → MDTTTVFNLDEALARVDDDMEFLCTLMAMLLEQAPHDLAAIRAALAAGDPVAVARTAHHLKGAVLQFSSPALYESLKELEGLGRAGRLPEAAPVYARVETGLQQLLEALRAILAKGEQV, encoded by the coding sequence ATGGATACCACCACGGTCTTCAATCTTGACGAGGCGCTGGCTCGTGTCGATGACGATATGGAGTTCCTGTGCACGCTGATGGCGATGCTGCTGGAACAGGCGCCGCATGATCTCGCGGCGATCCGGGCGGCCCTTGCGGCCGGCGATCCGGTAGCCGTCGCCCGCACGGCGCATCATTTGAAGGGGGCGGTATTGCAATTTTCCTCTCCGGCGCTTTACGAGTCGCTCAAAGAGCTGGAGGGACTGGGACGAGCCGGGAGGCTGCCGGAGGCGGCACCGGTCTACGCCCGTGTGGAAACCGGTCTGCAGCAGTTGCTCGAAGCGCTGCGGGCCATTCTTGCCAAAGGGGAACAGGTATGA
- a CDS encoding response regulator codes for MNRSTPDCTVLVVDPCQDTQAHILSHMQERGFSVITVADPAAALATIDLTTPDIVLTDSFLPEGGGLALTKTLRSRLAPCPVIVMSEQQSEQAVIHALRAGAVDYLHKPIGVEELSHALQRARHQRSIDIEGLSGILRSDYSLAMESDPVHIPGVVSWLLRATATTLSDTTRLHLRGALQELLLNAVEHGTLDISYHGKQEAIAQNRYGELVQERLLQSRRTPRAVTIHVHCDRIARVLEYTIADEGRGFDWQGVLRQAHMACDVEDTSGRGIFLARSFFPSLSYNEHGNAVTFSVPLD; via the coding sequence ATGAATCGGAGTACTCCAGACTGCACAGTGCTTGTCGTCGATCCGTGCCAGGACACCCAAGCGCACATTCTCAGCCATATGCAGGAACGGGGATTTTCCGTCATTACCGTTGCCGATCCTGCCGCGGCGCTGGCGACGATTGACCTGACCACTCCGGACATTGTGCTGACCGATTCCTTTCTTCCGGAAGGGGGCGGGCTTGCTCTGACGAAGACGCTTCGAAGCCGGCTGGCGCCCTGCCCGGTGATTGTGATGTCCGAACAGCAATCCGAGCAGGCGGTGATTCATGCGCTCCGGGCCGGAGCAGTCGATTATTTGCACAAGCCGATCGGGGTTGAGGAACTGTCCCATGCGCTGCAGCGCGCCCGGCATCAGCGGTCGATCGACATCGAAGGTCTGTCCGGCATTCTCCGGTCCGATTACAGTCTGGCCATGGAATCGGATCCCGTTCATATTCCCGGTGTCGTCTCCTGGCTGCTGCGCGCCACGGCCACGACGCTGTCCGATACGACCCGGCTGCATTTGCGGGGGGCCTTGCAGGAATTGCTGCTCAATGCCGTCGAACATGGCACCTTGGACATTTCGTACCATGGCAAGCAGGAGGCCATTGCGCAGAATCGCTACGGCGAACTGGTGCAGGAACGGCTGCTCCAGTCCCGCCGTACGCCACGCGCCGTGACGATCCACGTTCACTGCGACCGGATCGCTCGTGTGCTCGAATACACGATCGCCGACGAGGGGCGGGGATTCGATTGGCAGGGTGTGCTGCGCCAGGCCCACATGGCCTGTGATGTGGAAGACACCAGCGGGCGCGGCATCTTCCTGGCGCGCTCGTTTTTTCCCTCGCTCAGCTATAACGAGCACGGCAATGCCGTCACCTTCTCGGTCCCCCTGGATTAA
- a CDS encoding phosphate-starvation-inducible PsiE family protein — translation MMSGRPVAMTGVFAATWNGVRFPKPWRDASPSDLAAIWEKGTQVVLSLLIITILVGFTGGVIKTFIGLHLVWTADVEIGLRHLIVNTLTLLAVVEVLKTTLAYFSEGRVRVTFIVDTVLVVMLTEVISLWFTGGEWQKLALLAGILLTLGSIRVVAVRFSPAQSAHVPQA, via the coding sequence ATGATGAGCGGACGTCCAGTGGCGATGACCGGAGTCTTTGCCGCAACATGGAACGGGGTGCGGTTTCCCAAGCCCTGGCGCGATGCCAGTCCGTCGGACTTGGCGGCAATTTGGGAGAAGGGCACCCAGGTGGTCTTGAGCCTGCTGATTATCACCATTCTGGTGGGATTCACCGGCGGCGTGATCAAAACGTTCATCGGTTTGCATCTGGTCTGGACTGCCGATGTTGAGATCGGGCTCCGGCATCTCATCGTCAATACGCTGACCCTGTTAGCGGTCGTGGAAGTGCTCAAAACGACTCTGGCCTACTTCTCTGAAGGGCGAGTGCGTGTCACCTTCATTGTCGATACGGTTCTGGTTGTGATGCTGACAGAAGTGATTTCCCTGTGGTTTACGGGAGGCGAGTGGCAGAAACTGGCCCTGCTGGCCGGCATTTTGCTTACGCTGGGATCGATCCGTGTCGTGGCGGTGCGTTTTAGTCCCGCACAATCGGCGCACGTGCCGCAGGCATAG
- the phoU gene encoding phosphate signaling complex protein PhoU produces MHRHIDQELAELRAQILRMGALVEEQIAGSIKALVDRDIDLASRIIERDTLVNRFDVDIDERCIRLLALQAPAAGDLRFVTTAMKISTELERMSDLAENICERVIELNEEPQLKPYIDIPRMADWAMRMVRECLDAFVRSDAALARKVCADDDGVDNLTHQLFRELLSFMIENPGTISRAIRLTFIGKYIERIADHATNISELVIYMVEGKIIRHMPPSGAS; encoded by the coding sequence ATGCACCGACACATTGACCAAGAACTCGCCGAGTTGAGAGCGCAAATATTGCGGATGGGCGCCCTCGTCGAAGAGCAAATTGCGGGTTCGATCAAGGCATTGGTCGATCGTGATATCGATCTGGCCTCACGCATCATCGAGCGGGACACCCTGGTGAATCGTTTCGATGTGGACATCGATGAACGATGCATCCGGCTCCTGGCCCTTCAGGCGCCGGCGGCCGGAGATCTTCGGTTTGTTACAACCGCCATGAAAATCTCCACCGAACTCGAACGGATGAGCGACCTGGCCGAAAATATCTGCGAGCGCGTCATCGAGCTCAACGAAGAGCCCCAGCTGAAGCCCTACATCGATATCCCCCGCATGGCCGATTGGGCGATGCGGATGGTGCGGGAATGCCTGGATGCGTTTGTGCGGTCGGACGCGGCGCTGGCCAGAAAAGTCTGTGCCGACGACGACGGCGTCGACAATCTGACCCACCAGCTGTTCCGGGAACTCCTCTCCTTTATGATCGAAAATCCCGGCACGATCTCCCGCGCGATCCGCCTGACGTTCATCGGCAAATACATCGAGCGCATTGCCGATCATGCCACCAATATCTCTGAACTCGTCATCTATATGGTGGAAGGCAAGATTATCCGCCACATGCCCCCCTCCGGCGCATCCTGA
- the pstB gene encoding phosphate ABC transporter ATP-binding protein PstB, producing the protein MTITAEVRPPLKAEAKGLSFYYGSVQALKQISLALPERRATALIGPSGCGKTTFLRCLNRMHDLYPGNRYEGEVRLYPDGINLIAQDVDPIEIRMRLGMVFQKPNPFPSSIYENVAYGQRIRGIARRRDLDETVERALRDAALWTEVKDRLHSLAFNLSGGQQQRLCIARALATNPEMLLFDEPTSALDPTATARIEELITALKEKVTIVIVTHNMQQAARVSDYTAFMYEGTLVEWNRTDIMFTNPSNTLTEEYVTGRFG; encoded by the coding sequence ATGACAATCACAGCCGAAGTCCGCCCGCCCTTGAAAGCTGAAGCAAAAGGCTTGAGCTTCTATTACGGGAGCGTCCAGGCTCTCAAGCAGATCTCCCTGGCGCTTCCCGAACGCCGGGCGACGGCCCTCATCGGCCCGTCCGGATGCGGCAAGACGACCTTCCTGCGGTGCCTCAATCGCATGCACGATTTATATCCCGGCAACCGGTACGAGGGCGAAGTGCGGCTCTATCCGGACGGGATCAATCTGATTGCCCAGGACGTGGATCCGATCGAAATCCGGATGCGCCTCGGCATGGTGTTTCAAAAACCCAACCCATTCCCCAGCTCCATTTATGAGAATGTGGCTTACGGCCAGCGTATCCGCGGCATCGCACGACGCCGGGATCTCGACGAGACGGTCGAACGCGCCTTGCGCGACGCGGCGCTGTGGACGGAAGTCAAAGACCGGCTCCACAGCCTCGCCTTCAATCTCTCGGGAGGCCAGCAGCAGCGGCTCTGCATCGCCCGCGCACTGGCCACCAATCCTGAAATGCTGCTCTTCGATGAACCGACCTCGGCGCTGGACCCGACCGCCACGGCCCGAATCGAGGAGCTGATCACGGCGCTCAAGGAGAAAGTCACCATCGTCATTGTGACCCATAACATGCAGCAGGCGGCGCGGGTCTCGGACTATACGGCCTTCATGTACGAAGGCACGCTGGTCGAGTGGAACCGCACGGACATCATGTTTACCAATCCCTCGAATACTCTGACCGAGGAATACGTCACCGGCCGGTTCGGCTAA
- the pstA gene encoding phosphate ABC transporter permease PstA, whose translation MSSENAIDKSIKPASLRGIIARHKRADLLFALLGLMAMLVALAVLLALLGQLALDGIGRLSWQFLTSFPSRFPEQAGILSAWIGTLLVMFLTALTAVPLGLGAAIYLEEYAPRNWMTDLIEINIANLAGVPSIVYGLMALGLFVYEFHLGQSFLTAGLTLAMLILPMVIIATREAIRAVPPQIREAAYALGATKWQTVKDHVVPYSMGGILTGLILALSRAVGETAPLLTVGALSFIAFLPHPPWQPERPFVSFEWIFDPFTVMPIQMFNWVSRPQEAFHLNAAAAGIVLLLMTLAMNALAIVIRARFRKRIHW comes from the coding sequence ATGTCCTCAGAAAACGCTATCGACAAGTCTATTAAGCCCGCCTCGTTGCGAGGGATCATCGCGCGCCACAAGCGCGCTGATCTGCTCTTTGCGCTTCTGGGACTGATGGCCATGCTGGTGGCACTCGCCGTCCTACTGGCCCTCCTCGGTCAGCTTGCCTTGGATGGCATCGGCCGCCTGTCCTGGCAATTCCTGACCTCCTTTCCGTCGCGGTTTCCAGAGCAGGCCGGCATTCTGAGCGCCTGGATCGGGACCCTGCTCGTCATGTTCCTGACGGCACTGACCGCGGTTCCGTTGGGACTGGGGGCGGCTATTTATCTGGAAGAATACGCGCCCAGGAATTGGATGACCGACCTGATCGAGATCAACATTGCGAACCTGGCCGGCGTGCCATCGATCGTCTATGGCCTGATGGCACTCGGGCTGTTCGTGTACGAATTTCATCTGGGGCAGAGCTTCCTGACGGCCGGCTTGACCCTGGCTATGCTGATCCTGCCGATGGTCATCATCGCCACGCGTGAAGCGATTCGGGCGGTGCCGCCGCAGATTCGGGAAGCGGCCTACGCGCTGGGCGCCACGAAATGGCAAACCGTCAAGGATCATGTGGTGCCCTACTCGATGGGCGGAATCCTCACCGGGTTGATCCTCGCCCTGTCGCGGGCCGTCGGCGAAACCGCGCCGTTGTTGACCGTCGGGGCCTTGTCCTTCATCGCGTTTCTTCCGCATCCCCCCTGGCAGCCGGAGAGGCCCTTTGTGTCGTTCGAGTGGATCTTCGATCCGTTTACCGTCATGCCCATTCAAATGTTCAACTGGGTGTCCCGTCCACAGGAAGCCTTCCATCTGAACGCCGCTGCCGCAGGAATCGTGCTGCTCCTGATGACCCTGGCCATGAATGCGCTTGCGATCGTGATTCGGGCGCGTTTCAGAAAACGGATCCATTGGTGA
- the pstC gene encoding phosphate ABC transporter permease subunit PstC yields MDADVVKAQVFKKAAASRRAALLPPRVKEKGIELLLFLAALTSVAITVGIVGVLAYESFAFFRHVSFIEFMTDRQWTPLFAEPHYGMLSLVSGTLVTTTVALLVAIPSGSLIAIYLSEYAPHQVREAVKPALELLSAVPTVVYGYFALLFVTPALQKLWPDLPGFNMLSAGLVIGIMIVPYVSSVSEDAMRAVPVYLREGAYALGATKMQTALRVVVPSALSGIAAAYVLGVSRAIGETMVVAIAAGMQPTLTWNPLEPAATMTAYIVQVSLGDVPHGSIGYQTIFATGLTLLLMTLVFNIAGHVLRKRYRQVY; encoded by the coding sequence ATGGATGCTGATGTGGTGAAAGCCCAGGTCTTCAAAAAGGCCGCCGCCTCTCGGAGGGCCGCACTCCTGCCCCCCCGCGTCAAGGAGAAGGGCATTGAGCTGCTGTTATTCCTGGCAGCCTTAACGTCCGTGGCCATCACCGTGGGCATTGTCGGAGTGCTCGCCTACGAGTCATTCGCCTTCTTTCGGCATGTCTCGTTCATCGAGTTTATGACCGACCGGCAATGGACGCCCCTCTTTGCCGAGCCGCATTACGGCATGCTCTCGCTGGTGTCCGGTACGTTGGTGACGACAACCGTCGCCCTGCTCGTCGCAATCCCGTCCGGCAGCCTGATTGCGATCTACCTGAGCGAATACGCGCCGCACCAGGTCCGCGAGGCGGTCAAGCCGGCTTTGGAACTCTTAAGCGCCGTCCCCACTGTAGTCTATGGATACTTTGCGTTATTGTTCGTGACTCCCGCCCTTCAAAAGCTCTGGCCGGATCTTCCGGGCTTCAATATGCTCAGCGCCGGACTGGTCATCGGCATCATGATCGTGCCATACGTCAGTTCCGTCAGTGAGGATGCGATGCGCGCCGTGCCGGTCTATCTTCGGGAAGGCGCCTATGCCCTGGGCGCCACCAAAATGCAGACCGCGCTGCGGGTAGTCGTTCCCTCGGCGCTCTCGGGGATTGCCGCCGCCTATGTGCTGGGCGTCTCCCGCGCAATCGGGGAAACCATGGTGGTGGCGATTGCCGCCGGCATGCAACCGACACTGACGTGGAATCCGCTTGAACCGGCCGCCACGATGACGGCCTATATCGTGCAAGTCAGCCTCGGCGATGTGCCGCACGGCAGCATCGGCTATCAAACGATTTTTGCGACAGGTCTGACGCTCTTATTGATGACACTGGTGTTTAACATTGCCGGCCATGTCCTCAGAAAACGCTATCGACAAGTCTATTAA
- a CDS encoding PstS family phosphate ABC transporter substrate-binding protein, which produces MQFIQSYGMRAVIGLVVLGLSAWPAGPTQSETTTLVKVDGSSTVFPITEAVAEEFQKETRGSVRVTVGISGTGGGFKKFCRGETDVQDASRPISASEMEACRASGIQYYELPIAFDALTIAVSQQATWIDSITVAELKKIWEPAAQGRVMKWNQIRSTWPDQPLKLFGAGSDSGTFDYFTEAVVGKAKASRGDYTASEDDNTLVQGISNDKQALGYIPYAYFEPNKKRLKAVAVDGGYGPMRPSRETVENGLYQPLSRPMFIYVNVPAASKPEVKRFVEFYLAQAPTLVPQVKYVPLPKETYSLVLSHFQKGKLGTAFQGHSTIGLTIEDLLKREATL; this is translated from the coding sequence ATGCAATTCATTCAATCCTATGGAATGAGAGCGGTAATAGGCCTGGTTGTGCTGGGGCTCTCGGCTTGGCCCGCAGGTCCCACACAGTCTGAAACGACCACGCTGGTCAAGGTCGATGGATCGAGCACGGTGTTTCCCATCACCGAAGCGGTGGCCGAAGAGTTTCAGAAGGAGACGCGCGGATCGGTCCGGGTCACAGTCGGAATCTCAGGAACCGGCGGGGGATTCAAGAAATTTTGCCGCGGGGAAACCGACGTGCAGGATGCCTCCCGCCCTATCTCAGCCAGCGAAATGGAAGCCTGCCGCGCCAGCGGCATTCAATACTACGAATTGCCGATCGCCTTCGACGCGCTGACCATCGCGGTGAGTCAACAGGCAACTTGGATTGATTCGATCACGGTCGCGGAGCTGAAAAAGATCTGGGAACCGGCCGCCCAAGGACGTGTGATGAAATGGAATCAGATCCGCTCCACCTGGCCAGATCAGCCGCTGAAACTCTTCGGCGCCGGTTCGGACTCCGGTACCTTCGACTATTTCACCGAAGCCGTCGTCGGCAAAGCCAAAGCGAGCCGCGGCGATTATACGGCGAGCGAAGATGACAACACGCTGGTGCAGGGCATCTCCAACGACAAACAGGCGCTGGGCTATATTCCCTACGCCTACTTCGAGCCGAACAAGAAGCGATTGAAAGCCGTCGCGGTGGACGGGGGATATGGACCGATGCGGCCGTCGAGAGAGACCGTCGAAAACGGATTGTATCAGCCGCTCTCCCGCCCGATGTTCATTTATGTGAATGTACCAGCGGCCAGCAAGCCGGAGGTGAAGCGCTTCGTCGAGTTTTATCTGGCCCAGGCTCCGACCTTGGTGCCTCAAGTGAAGTATGTGCCGCTCCCCAAAGAAACCTATAGCCTCGTGCTCTCGCATTTTCAGAAGGGAAAACTGGGAACAGCCTTTCAAGGCCATTCCACCATTGGCTTGACCATCGAAGATCTCCTGAAACGGGAAGCGACGCTCTAA